CGGCACCACCGGCGGCCAGGTCTACGTCTCGCCCGACGCCGGAGATAGCTGGTCGCCTATCGTCCGCGATCTCCCCGCTGTGCTCTCCGTCGAGGTCCAGACCATCGCATGACGACAAATCGCATCCGCGTCGAACTGCCAGCGCATCTGCGCAACCTCGCGCAGGTGCACGGCGAAGTCACGCTTGACGTTGCCGCACCCATCACCCTCCGCTCCGTCCTCGATGCCCTCGAAGCCACCTACCCCATGCTCTCGGGAACCATCCGCGACCACACCACCTTGCAGCGCCGCCCCTTCCTGCGCTTCTTCGCCTGCGAAGAAGACCTCTCCCACCAGTCTCCAGACTCACCGTTGCCCGAAGCCATCGCCACTGCCCGCGAGCCGCTGCTCATTATAGGGGCCATCGCCGGTGGATGAAATTTACAGAAGTCTACTGACAGAATGCTGTCAGTAGACCCTGTTTAGCCTCTGACAATAAGCCAACCTTTCACCATCAAAGCAGTAAGCAAAGTCCTCATCACACACAAAAGGAGCAGTCATGAAAGAATTCAATGCCTATCTCAACTTTTCCGGAAACTGTCGTCAGGCCATGGAGTTCTACGCCAAATGCCTCGACGCCGACGTGCAGATCATGCCGTTCTCACAAGGTCCTATGGAGGTAACTCCAGAGACGAAAGATATGGTCCTTCACTCGCGCCTGTCCAAAGGCGACCAGGTCATCATGGCCTCCGACTGCCCTCCCGGCACGCCCATGACCGTGGGCAACAACGTCTCCATCTGCATTAACTGCGAGAGCCGCGATGAGGTCGACAAGTTTTTTGGCTCCCTCGGCGAAAAGGGTAATGTGATCCTGCCCGTGCAAGACATGTTCTGGGGAGCCTATTTCGGCATGCTTACCGACCAGTTCGGTATCAACTGGATGCTCAATTTCGAAACCCCGAAGGCAAGCTGACCGCATCGCAGCATCGAATTGAAATGCAACGCGGCCCTTCGAACGAAAACGAAGGGCCGCGTCGCATTAAAGTTTTTGCACCGGCCATCAGCGATCATCTCAATACGATCGAGTCACTTAGGTCAGCATGAGGGGAGGGCGACCTCTCCCGTCTTCCCCTAGTCAAAATCTTTTCCTCAGCCTGCATGTCACACTCGCTGCTCCTGTCTCGTCATGGTGGTAGTAACCCCAAAAGGAGATTGCTCATGACAGCCAAACTGAATCCGCTTACCGCTGCACCTGCACTGATGAAGCAGTGGCACACTACCTCCATCGCCATCGCCGCCAGCCTCGAGCCGAAGCTCAGCGAGCTTGTGAAGATTCGTGCCTCACAGATCAACGGCTGCGCCAACTGCCTCAATATGCATAGCGTCTTTGCGCGCGAAAACGGAGAGACCGAGCAGCGCCTCTTTCTGTTGTCGGCATGGCGCGAGGCTCCCTGCTATACCGACCGCGAGCGTGCGGCGCTCGGCTGGACCGAGGCGATGACACGGCTCTCCGAAGGTCACACGCATGAAAGCGCCTACGAAGCCCTCAAGGCCCACTTCACCGAGGAGGAGCAGGTCAAGCTCACCTTGTTGATCAACATCATCAATGGTTGGAACCGCATCGCGGTTGGCTTTGGCGTCTGGGCCGATCCGGAGATGATCAAAGCCGCCAACAAGGCGGTCGCCGCTTGATCGAGAACACGAGATTCGAGGACGCAGCGGCAGGCTTCGAGCCGCTGCGTCCAAAGCTCACGCGCGTCGCCTACCGCATGCTCGGCTCCGTGCCCGACGCCGAGGATATCGTGCAGGATGCCTTCATCCGCTGGATGAACATTGAGCGCAGCGATATCCGCGAACCCGAGGCCTTCCTCCGTCGCACGGTCACGCGCCTCTGCCTCGATCAGCTCAAATCGGCGCGTCGCCAACGCGAGACCTACATTGGCCCGTGGCTCCCTGATCCTGTCGTGGAAGAGGAAGAGGTAGAGGACGTCACCTTGCCGCTGATGCTCGCGCTCGAACGCCTCTCTCCACTGGAGCGTGCCGTATTTCTTCTGCACGACGTCTTCGGTCTCGGCTTCGAAGAGGTCTCAGCGACCATCCGCCGCGATCCTGCAGCCTGCCGCCAGCTTGCTTCACGCGCACGCGAACACGTTCGCAGCGCCCGGCCGCGTTTCCAGATAGAAAAACAACGCGGCCTTGCACTTGCCGAGGCATTTTTTACCGCATCGCGCAGCGGCGACCTCAAGACTTTGGGCGC
This region of Edaphobacter dinghuensis genomic DNA includes:
- a CDS encoding MoaD/ThiS family protein, giving the protein MTTNRIRVELPAHLRNLAQVHGEVTLDVAAPITLRSVLDALEATYPMLSGTIRDHTTLQRRPFLRFFACEEDLSHQSPDSPLPEAIATAREPLLIIGAIAGG
- a CDS encoding VOC family protein, yielding MKEFNAYLNFSGNCRQAMEFYAKCLDADVQIMPFSQGPMEVTPETKDMVLHSRLSKGDQVIMASDCPPGTPMTVGNNVSICINCESRDEVDKFFGSLGEKGNVILPVQDMFWGAYFGMLTDQFGINWMLNFETPKAS
- a CDS encoding carboxymuconolactone decarboxylase family protein, which encodes MTAKLNPLTAAPALMKQWHTTSIAIAASLEPKLSELVKIRASQINGCANCLNMHSVFARENGETEQRLFLLSAWREAPCYTDRERAALGWTEAMTRLSEGHTHESAYEALKAHFTEEEQVKLTLLINIINGWNRIAVGFGVWADPEMIKAANKAVAA
- a CDS encoding sigma-70 family RNA polymerase sigma factor, whose product is MIENTRFEDAAAGFEPLRPKLTRVAYRMLGSVPDAEDIVQDAFIRWMNIERSDIREPEAFLRRTVTRLCLDQLKSARRQRETYIGPWLPDPVVEEEEVEDVTLPLMLALERLSPLERAVFLLHDVFGLGFEEVSATIRRDPAACRQLASRAREHVRSARPRFQIEKQRGLALAEAFFTASRSGDLKTLGAMLATDVSIHADGGGKRPAAIRPILGFDAVMKLFEGLANLFKTTTFIRAAFINGLPGFITLEADGELQTTALEIEDGKVAAIYVMRNPDKLKHLH